In Mangifera indica cultivar Alphonso chromosome 1, CATAS_Mindica_2.1, whole genome shotgun sequence, a single genomic region encodes these proteins:
- the LOC123220234 gene encoding aspartic proteinase A1-like has protein sequence MGTKLKSIMVSFFLCLLLFPMVFSTPNGGLYKIGLKKRKFDQNNRLAARLDSKERESLRASIRKYHLRGSLGESGEADIVLKNYMDAQYFGEIGIGTPPQNFTVIFDTGSSNLWVPSSKCYFSVACYFHSKYKSSSSSTYKKNGKSADIHYGTGAISGFFSEDHVRVGDLVVKDQEFIEATKEPGLTFLMAKFDGILGLGFQEIAVKNAVPVWYNMVNQGLVSEPVFSFWFNRNADEAEGGEIVFGGMDPNHYKGEHTYVPVTQKGYWQFDMGDVLIDGKTTGFCASGCAAIADSGTSLLAGPTTIIAEVNHAIGASGIVSQECKAVISQYGETIIDMLLAKDGPEKICSQIGLCTFDGTRGVSMGIESVVDENAKRSSGGVHDAMCSTCEMTVVWMQNQLKQNQTQERIISYVNELCDRLPSPMGESAVDCSTLSALPNVAFTIGGKTFSLSPEQYILKVGEGEAAQCISGFTALDVPPPRGPLWILGDVFMGTYHTVFDYGNMRVGFAEAA, from the exons ATGGGAACAAAGTTGAAATCCATTATGGTCAGCTTCTTCCTTTGTTTGCTTCTTTTTCCTATGGTTTTCTCTACCCCCAACGGCGGGTTATATAAAATTGGACTCAAAAAGAGGAAGTTTGATCAAAACAACCGGCTTGCTGCGCGGCTTGACTCCAAGGAGAGAGAGTCACTCAGGGCTTCTATTAGAAAATATCATCTTCGTGGAAGCTTAGGAGAGTCAGGGGAGGCTGATATTGTACTGAAGAACTACATGGATGCTCAGTACTTTGGTGAGATTGGTATTGGAACGCCCCCACAAAATTTCACTGTTATATTTGACACTGGTAGTTCAAATTTGTGGGTGCCCTCGTCTAAGTGTTATTTCTCA GTTGCTTGCTATTTCCATTCCAAGTACAAATCAAGCAGCTCAAGTACTTACAAGAAGAATG GTAAATCAGCAGATATCCATTATGGAACTGGAGCTATCTCAGGGTTCTTTAGTGAAGACCATGTCAGAGTTGGTGATCTTGTGGTTAAAGATCAG GAATTTATTGAAGCAACCAAAGAGCCTGGCCTCACATTCCTTATGGCCAAGTTTGATGGCATTCTTGGCCTTGGATTTCAAGAGATTGCTGTTAAGAATGCTGTTCCTGTGTG GTACAATATGGTGAATCAAGGTCTTGTTAGTGAACctgttttttcattttggtttaACCGAAATGCTGATGAAGCAGAAGGGGGTGAAATAGTTTTTGGTGGGATGGATCCTAATCACTACAAGGGTGAGCACACATATGTTCCTGTGACACAGAAGGGGTATTGGCAG TTTGACATGGGTGATGTCTTGATTGATGGTAAAACGACTG GGTTCTGTGCTAGTGGATGTGCAGCAATTGCTGATTCAGGAACCTCGTTGTTGGCTGGCCCAACG ACTATCATAGCTGAAGTCAACCATGCCATCGGAGCCTCTGGGATAGTTAGTCAGGAATGCAAGGCTGTAATTTCACAATATGGAGAAACCATAATTGATATGCTTTTAGCTAAG GATGGGCCAGAAAAAATTTGCTCTCAAATTGGTTTGTGCACATTTGATGGGACTCGAGGTGTAAG TATGGGCATTGAGAGTGTCGTTGATGAGAATGCAAAGAGATCATCCGGTGGTGTGCACGATGCAATGTGCTCAACATGTGAGATGACAGTTGTATGGATGCAGAACCAGCTCAAGCAGAATCAAACACAGGAGCGGATTATTAGCTATGTTAATGAG CTCTGTGATCGGCTGCCCAGTCCTATGGGAGAATCGGCTGTTGATTGTAGCACTTTGTCTGCCTTGCCTAATGTTGCCTTTACCATCGGTGGAAAGACATTCAGCCTCAGTCCTGAGCAG TACATCCTAAAAGTTGGTGAGGGAGAAGCAGCGCAATGCATTAGTGGATTTACAGCGCTAGATGTGCCTCCACCACGTGGTCCTCTCTG GATCTTGGGGGATGTTTTTATGGGCACCTACCATACAGTTTTTGACTACGGCAATATGAGAGTTGGATTCGCGGAAGCCGCCTAA
- the LOC123192237 gene encoding WRKY transcription factor 42-like, with amino-acid sequence MDVHASSAQDRTLNIDSAGDEGSYRRVVNEMNLFPQDHNETSTLLHANKETAPIHDRDEQEIIELDVNTCLNLSTISMSSETDQISVIRADLKKMNTENQRLKSLLNQANNNYRALLMHLYTFMQAQHVLRHGRFQTPEMAKRIEGVSVARQFMDLGQAGKDHHELAQSSISPENIIVESMEAQKINEIVAVDRLDNREESPERVHPSGWISNKVRKFNSSQTMTIRKARVSVRARSEAAMISDGCQWRKYGQKKAKGNPCPRAYYRCTMDSNCPVRKQVQRCAKDRTVLITTYEGNHNHPLPPAAVSMASTTSAAASMLLSGSMISPDGMISSPSLASLSASAPFPTVTLDLTQHSPENPTQFQCPVSQVHGSSQNLPLSSLAMPHVFGQLVNEQPNNILGLLRTLRVQTPCLPQNETQATVPYDNMSAALTAAIKSDPSFTAALVAAITSILGNSHDQNQQNGNNSTTTGNSSDMNT; translated from the exons ATGGATGTCCACGCTTCTTCTGCTCAAGATCGAACTCTCAATATCGATTCTGCAGGAGATGAGGGTTCTTATAGAAGGGTAGTCAATGAGATGAACCTCTTTCCTCAAGATCATAACGAAACGTCGACCTTGCTTCATGCCAACAAAGAAACAGCTCCCATTCATGACCGAGATGAGCAAGAAATAATCGAGCTCGATGTCAAT aCTTGTTTAAATCTCTCTACGATTAGCATGAGTAGTGAGACGGATCAG ATTTCAGTCATCCGGGCAGacttgaagaagatgaatactGAGAATCAACGTTTAAAGAGCTTGCTTAATCAAGCCAACAATAACTACCGTGCATTACTGATGCATTTATACACATTTATGCAAGCTCAGCATGTCTTAAGACATGGAAGATTTCAAACTCCTGAg ATGGCGAAGAGGATTGAAGGAGTCAGTGTTGCAAGGCAGTTTATGGATCTGGGTCAAGCTGGAAAGGATCATCATGAACTTGCTCAATCTTCTATATCGCCCGAAAATATCATAGTTGAGTCCATGGAAGCACAGAAGATTAACGAAATTGTTGCAGTTGATCGTTTGGATAATAGAGAAGAGAGCCCAGAACGAGTTCATCCATCTGGGTGGATTTCAAACAAAGTTCGCAAGTTTAATTCTTCACAGACAATGACGATCAGAAAAGCCCGAGTCTCAGTTCGAGCTCGATCAGAAGCGGCTATG ATTTCTGATGGATGTCAATGGCGAAAATATGGGCAGAAGAAGGCCAAAGGAAACCCTTGTCCTCGAGCTTACTATCGTTGCACCATGGACTCCAATTGCCCGGTTCGCAAACAG GTACAACGATGTGCGAAAGATCGAACTGTTCTTATAACGACTTACGAAGGCAATCACAACCATCCACTGCCTCCTGCTGCTGTGTCAATGGCATCAACAACATCAGCTGCGGCGTCCATGCTCCTTTCGGGATCAATGATCAGCCCAGATGGGATGATTAGCTCACCAAGTTTGGCATCACTCTCTGCTTCAGCGCCATTTCCTACTGTTACTTTAGACCTCACTCAGCACAGTCCCGAAAATCCCACACAGTTTCAATGCCCAGTAAGCCAAGTTCATGGCTCTTCTCAAAACCTGCCTCTCAGTTCTCTCGCCATGCCACATGTTTTTGGTCAGCTGGTTAATGAGCAACCAAACAATATTTTGGGTCTTCTTAGAACACTGAGAGTTCAAACTCCCTGTTTACCGCAAAATGAGACGCAGGCGACTGTGCCATATGACAACATGAGCGCGGCATTAACGGCCGCCATTAAATCTGATCCAAGCTTCACTGCAGCTCTAGTGGCCGCCATCACTTCCATTCTCGGCAATTCTCATGATCAAAACCAGCAAAATGGTAACAACTCTACAACTACAGGAAACAGCAGCGACATGAACACATGA
- the LOC123220623 gene encoding splicing factor, suppressor of white-apricot homolog isoform X1 produces the protein MDLEVIGRHALLFDDDTNASFVNSAAALVEWNSLSIDRYDVRHLLSSPPPRVKRRLSPPRHPDSPSESELDHERYLDLPSTSAEYEQDLGDGAIPVNDSGYNAVPFSYGNTGESTVERNVEAESGFRPPFPVPESLLQNLPPTEKVHQIIARTAMFVSKHGGQSEIVLRVKQGDNPTFGFLMPDHHLHSYFRFLVDNSDLLSEENKNESGLDQTTGVGGGGALSLLGSVYGSGEDEDDGAEDTLELKRNKSGAASDSVNATISKGSEQTESPGNVARKDEKVSKHSFPSSKEKAPMIKRNQSVSAVKFRTSSGTKKECDLASLRPAADKPQGSASPSKPKFELPVVEPPSDMKRAVEKIVEFILRNGKEFETVLVEQDRAYGRFPFLLPSNLYYPYYLKVLNSSEESKLPGKGSSSDRRDSTGLGVDKKKAVSKESDMQSLGSDIPYDSDKKEKFKMVISKSKKDGQEQPSKVTAPNTGVTLNAAAAAAILQAATRGIRNPNLDILSNKSLNGSSQGPISEGGQTSQCQSSEQRLDQKGEPSIPVPVANAIAKSAAIAAASEADSSEASLTEEQKLKAERLKRAKVFTAMIKSKAAPSKNETLHCLSVGPAGSGFSGSSAEVANLLGKEREGSSVPVDVDTSSKNEKIEMKDFGEDSERRSKRKYRSRSNGDGEEEEEEEKEENDHKRSKKKRHSHRSSHHSRDRKRHSSSKDRDSRHRHSRHRHRQHKFSDDESQESKDLQKHDSSYDDEHRNSRPRHKHVSSSDDEHGRHRHHRRRKYSSDEEHRHLKHRKRSHSEREVDLEEGEIKSDQSKASNSNALSRETSADVSKSSYHASREPSVDLSKINQDGRASSQPSNSTSEVSDDLRAKIRAMLMATL, from the exons ATGGATCTGGAGGTGATCGGCCGGCATGCCCTGCTCTTCGACGACGACACCAACGCATCGTTCGTGAACTCCGCTGCCGCCTTGGTTGAGTGGAACTCACTCTCCATCGACCGTTACGACGTCCGCCACCTTCTCTCCTCTCCTCCGCCTCGCGTCAAGCGTCGTCTCTCGCCGCCACGTCATCCGGATTCCCCGTCGGAATCAGAGCTTGATCATGAAAGATACCTCGATTTGCCTTCCACGTCAGCAGAATACGAACAAG ATTTGGGTGATGGAGCCATACCTGTGAATGACAGTGGCTATAATGCTGTTCCCTTTTCATACGGAAACACTGGTGAATCCACTGTTGAAAGAAATGTTGAGGCTGAGTCTGGGTTTCGGCCTCCCTTCCCAGTGCCAGAAAGTTTACTTCAAAACCTA cCTCCGACAGAGAAGGTACATCAAATCATTGCTAGGACTGCTATGTTTGTTAGCAAGCATGGTGGGCAATCTGAAATAGTTTTGAGGGTCAAACAAGGAGACAACCCAACATTTGGGTTCTTGATGCCTGATCATCATCTGCATTCATACTTTAGATTTCTCGTTGATAACTCGGatcttctgagtgaagaaaacaaaaatgaaagcGGGCTTGATCAAACCACTGGTGTCGGAGGAGGTGGTGCATTGTCTTTGCTTGGTTCTGTGTATGGTTCTGGAGAGGATGAAGATGATGGAGCTGAGGATACCCTGGAACTTAAAAGAAACAAGTCTGGGGCTGCTTCTGATTCTGTTAATGCAACCATTTCGAAGGGTTCTGAGCAGACAGAATCTCCTGGAAATGTGGCTAGGAAGGACGAGAAAGTTTCTAAGCATTCGTTTCCTTCTTCAAAAGAGAAGGCTCCTATGATAAAAAGAAACCAATCAGTTAGTGCGGTAAAGTTTAGAACTTCAAGTGGGACAAAAAAAGAATGTGACTTGGCTTCACTTCGCCCTGCTGCTGATAAGCCACAAGGTTCTGCTTCACCAAGCAAGCCCAAGTTTGAATTACCTGTTGTGGAGCCTCCATCTGACATGAAGAGAGCAGTTGAAAAGATAGTTGAATTTATCCTCAGAAATGGGAAAGAATTTGAGACCGTTCTTGTTGAACAGGACCGTGCCTATGGAAGATTTCCGTTCCTTCTGCCATCAAACTTGTATTATCCCTACTATCTAAAAGTTCTTAATAGTTCTGAAGAG TCAAAGTTACCTGGCAAGGGTTCCAGTTCTGATAGGCGTGATTCAACAGGGTTGGGGGTGGACAAGAAAAAGGCTGTATCCAAAGAAAGTGATATGCAATCCTTAGGATCTGATATACCTTATGATTCTGACAAGAAGGAAAAGTTTAAGATGGTAATAAGCAAGTCGAAGAAGGATGGACAAGAACAACCTTCAAAAGTCACTGCACCTAATACTGGTGTCACCTTGAATGCAGCTGCAGCTGCTGCCATTCTTCAGGCAGCTACACGAGGCATTAGAAATCCCAATCTAGACATTCTATCAAATAAGTCTTTAAATGGTTCCAGTCAAGGCCCTATCAGTGAGGGTGGACAGACTTCTCAGTGCCAGAGTTCTGAACAGAGGTTGGATCAGAAGGGGGAGCCAAGTATTCCTGTACCTGTTGCAAATGCTATCGCAAAATCAGCTGCTATTGCTGCTGCAAGTGAGGCTGACTCATCTGAGGCCAGCTTGACAGAAGAACAGAAGTTGAAGGCTGAGAGATTGAAGAGGGCAAAAGTTTTTACCGCCATGATTAAAAGTAAAGCAGCACcttcaaaaaatgaaacattGCACTGCTTATCTGTAGGACCGGCAGGTTCTGGGTTTTCTGGATCAAGTGCTGAGGTTGCAAATCTCTTAGGCAAAGAAAGAGAGGGCAGTTCGGTTCCAGTTGATGTTGATACTTCTAGCAAAAATGAGAagattgaaatgaaagattttggTGAAGATAGTGAAAGACGTTCAAAGAGGAAGTATCGTTCAAGATCTAATGGGGATGgagaagaggaggaagaagaagaaaaggaagaaaatgatcaCAAGCGCTCTAAAAAGAAACGGCATTCTCATCGATCTTCACACCACAGCAGGGACAGAAAAAGACATTCCTCATCAAAGGACAGAGATTCTCGGCATCGGCACTCACGACATCGACATAGGCAACATAAATTCTCTGATGATGAATCTCAAGAGTCCAAAGATTTGCAGAAGCATGATAGCTCCTATGATGATGAGCATCGCAATTCTCGACCTCGACACAAGCATGTTAGCTCCTCAGATGATGAGCATGGTCGCCACCGACATCATCGCAGGCGCAAATATAGCTCTGATGAGGAGCACAGACACCTAAAGCATAGGAAGAGGTCTCACTCGGAAAGAGAAGTAGACCTGGAGGAAGGGGAGATTAAATCAGATCAATCAAAAGCAAGCAATAGCAATGCCCTTAGTAGAGAAACTTCTGCGGATGTATCAAAATCATCATATCATGCTAGTAGGGAACCTTCTGtggatttatcaaaaataaatcaagatgGAAGGGCTTCATCTCAGCCCTCCAATTCAACTAGTGAAGTTTCTGATGATTTGAGAGCAAAAATCCGAGCTATGTTGATGGCAACCCTGTAA
- the LOC123220623 gene encoding splicing factor, suppressor of white-apricot homolog isoform X2, producing the protein MFVSKHGGQSEIVLRVKQGDNPTFGFLMPDHHLHSYFRFLVDNSDLLSEENKNESGLDQTTGVGGGGALSLLGSVYGSGEDEDDGAEDTLELKRNKSGAASDSVNATISKGSEQTESPGNVARKDEKVSKHSFPSSKEKAPMIKRNQSVSAVKFRTSSGTKKECDLASLRPAADKPQGSASPSKPKFELPVVEPPSDMKRAVEKIVEFILRNGKEFETVLVEQDRAYGRFPFLLPSNLYYPYYLKVLNSSEESKLPGKGSSSDRRDSTGLGVDKKKAVSKESDMQSLGSDIPYDSDKKEKFKMVISKSKKDGQEQPSKVTAPNTGVTLNAAAAAAILQAATRGIRNPNLDILSNKSLNGSSQGPISEGGQTSQCQSSEQRLDQKGEPSIPVPVANAIAKSAAIAAASEADSSEASLTEEQKLKAERLKRAKVFTAMIKSKAAPSKNETLHCLSVGPAGSGFSGSSAEVANLLGKEREGSSVPVDVDTSSKNEKIEMKDFGEDSERRSKRKYRSRSNGDGEEEEEEEKEENDHKRSKKKRHSHRSSHHSRDRKRHSSSKDRDSRHRHSRHRHRQHKFSDDESQESKDLQKHDSSYDDEHRNSRPRHKHVSSSDDEHGRHRHHRRRKYSSDEEHRHLKHRKRSHSEREVDLEEGEIKSDQSKASNSNALSRETSADVSKSSYHASREPSVDLSKINQDGRASSQPSNSTSEVSDDLRAKIRAMLMATL; encoded by the exons ATGTTTGTTAGCAAGCATGGTGGGCAATCTGAAATAGTTTTGAGGGTCAAACAAGGAGACAACCCAACATTTGGGTTCTTGATGCCTGATCATCATCTGCATTCATACTTTAGATTTCTCGTTGATAACTCGGatcttctgagtgaagaaaacaaaaatgaaagcGGGCTTGATCAAACCACTGGTGTCGGAGGAGGTGGTGCATTGTCTTTGCTTGGTTCTGTGTATGGTTCTGGAGAGGATGAAGATGATGGAGCTGAGGATACCCTGGAACTTAAAAGAAACAAGTCTGGGGCTGCTTCTGATTCTGTTAATGCAACCATTTCGAAGGGTTCTGAGCAGACAGAATCTCCTGGAAATGTGGCTAGGAAGGACGAGAAAGTTTCTAAGCATTCGTTTCCTTCTTCAAAAGAGAAGGCTCCTATGATAAAAAGAAACCAATCAGTTAGTGCGGTAAAGTTTAGAACTTCAAGTGGGACAAAAAAAGAATGTGACTTGGCTTCACTTCGCCCTGCTGCTGATAAGCCACAAGGTTCTGCTTCACCAAGCAAGCCCAAGTTTGAATTACCTGTTGTGGAGCCTCCATCTGACATGAAGAGAGCAGTTGAAAAGATAGTTGAATTTATCCTCAGAAATGGGAAAGAATTTGAGACCGTTCTTGTTGAACAGGACCGTGCCTATGGAAGATTTCCGTTCCTTCTGCCATCAAACTTGTATTATCCCTACTATCTAAAAGTTCTTAATAGTTCTGAAGAG TCAAAGTTACCTGGCAAGGGTTCCAGTTCTGATAGGCGTGATTCAACAGGGTTGGGGGTGGACAAGAAAAAGGCTGTATCCAAAGAAAGTGATATGCAATCCTTAGGATCTGATATACCTTATGATTCTGACAAGAAGGAAAAGTTTAAGATGGTAATAAGCAAGTCGAAGAAGGATGGACAAGAACAACCTTCAAAAGTCACTGCACCTAATACTGGTGTCACCTTGAATGCAGCTGCAGCTGCTGCCATTCTTCAGGCAGCTACACGAGGCATTAGAAATCCCAATCTAGACATTCTATCAAATAAGTCTTTAAATGGTTCCAGTCAAGGCCCTATCAGTGAGGGTGGACAGACTTCTCAGTGCCAGAGTTCTGAACAGAGGTTGGATCAGAAGGGGGAGCCAAGTATTCCTGTACCTGTTGCAAATGCTATCGCAAAATCAGCTGCTATTGCTGCTGCAAGTGAGGCTGACTCATCTGAGGCCAGCTTGACAGAAGAACAGAAGTTGAAGGCTGAGAGATTGAAGAGGGCAAAAGTTTTTACCGCCATGATTAAAAGTAAAGCAGCACcttcaaaaaatgaaacattGCACTGCTTATCTGTAGGACCGGCAGGTTCTGGGTTTTCTGGATCAAGTGCTGAGGTTGCAAATCTCTTAGGCAAAGAAAGAGAGGGCAGTTCGGTTCCAGTTGATGTTGATACTTCTAGCAAAAATGAGAagattgaaatgaaagattttggTGAAGATAGTGAAAGACGTTCAAAGAGGAAGTATCGTTCAAGATCTAATGGGGATGgagaagaggaggaagaagaagaaaaggaagaaaatgatcaCAAGCGCTCTAAAAAGAAACGGCATTCTCATCGATCTTCACACCACAGCAGGGACAGAAAAAGACATTCCTCATCAAAGGACAGAGATTCTCGGCATCGGCACTCACGACATCGACATAGGCAACATAAATTCTCTGATGATGAATCTCAAGAGTCCAAAGATTTGCAGAAGCATGATAGCTCCTATGATGATGAGCATCGCAATTCTCGACCTCGACACAAGCATGTTAGCTCCTCAGATGATGAGCATGGTCGCCACCGACATCATCGCAGGCGCAAATATAGCTCTGATGAGGAGCACAGACACCTAAAGCATAGGAAGAGGTCTCACTCGGAAAGAGAAGTAGACCTGGAGGAAGGGGAGATTAAATCAGATCAATCAAAAGCAAGCAATAGCAATGCCCTTAGTAGAGAAACTTCTGCGGATGTATCAAAATCATCATATCATGCTAGTAGGGAACCTTCTGtggatttatcaaaaataaatcaagatgGAAGGGCTTCATCTCAGCCCTCCAATTCAACTAGTGAAGTTTCTGATGATTTGAGAGCAAAAATCCGAGCTATGTTGATGGCAACCCTGTAA